From the Astatotilapia calliptera chromosome 6, fAstCal1.2, whole genome shotgun sequence genome, one window contains:
- the LOC113023660 gene encoding up-regulator of cell proliferation-like isoform X5: MESLENDDARVRVKSLVSKFCDKELTGISSGSSDKSKSEKTPGSAHSVCASQSSSKDVPLHFKKHLQETARSVCASESSSKDVPLHFRKDQKVYGMPKYWGGHMSGVESLPKLNLMGPTAAVYPVKTSNIIEEAKFSPCLLKRTSIDDQPQNQLETPHWDYFEQETESTFEDNKTRHQDDLERAESTKSSTSGYSSSKTSGSGDFDSDVETVIYDNIQVICDICSKIAAVKTCLTCNVSFCEKDGRQHYKVDALNRHKLIDVCSEVERKRCLHYEKSLDFFCRTDQMSICSICAEGKHRGHDITEHRAWRTQQALSDDEEPEDYEMPHKVVPPPGRIQFPSVKPNSVVLSWGNPKGLEGPKSFRIMWSSLQKVEGRLVIKNFHKIEISNLELGQQYFFSVATEDEDGNLSEWVTATVFTVVSPPRHLTKEHSDATSLTLKWMDGEKMEGIPQQFLIAVESPGKEPLVIHTHDYCKKVSDLEPDTKYTISVSTVVNDRCSEPISICTRTEPSLRQVLSKIGLEDQYDTKLTLSTVLEINQYDRSQRKPKSARAVPEAFLKQLMLLNTNARSATCVSQDGDKCNAINLLDLVTALFLCSDSALQQDLVLKMSLCQFAVPLLLPNSETREITMMLWSMRDIVRTFRPSQQAFLKSYFDERLVLSDIPLVSFVRLGKTSLSKSQMLNKLLCNNQQIHHTFCHRIMACCDVPRRISDGLVEISWYLPCGNRKIDKFTEPLAFTNMRGDIKTSERQFAFLCQASAAVYIYCDESETNYFKHLEGKHVEANIFLISSTQGKSYRLKQLTVNPRLKMTDISQIKKTDTELLKALQESVSKMLVSPQTKKVSLADLAYTAHCCQILVDEDRDECQTAWENASKITAKVTNISEFKDKQLPYQGNIWKAISWVETECWRLRKVGNNNPGNYCESIKEKEKELRNKQQSFEMTTAVECFHHGMTTSEVQRYHFLKWLEMELDNLSRHQLSALQDRYKELRQKSLEETKEIVETDNQISACSLRVVHFVRECGQLYNNVSCLPEYSRQRKNIEQLPGQCAQMMLDGFPLELVDGDAANIPIKWISQVLTELHNIMNSSSKLKVITVIGAENSGKSTLLNTMFGVRFAVNVGTCTRGAFIQLISVSKDIRKELGCDCIMLIDTEGLKPHRMVRDDHSHERDKEVASLAVALSDVVVVSISNDSSREKDLWEMVCHAFARLKGVSKKKPVCHFVHTNMYDMPALEQLKRSKELMEQLNEMFGKDVKMKKANINKLSDVIKFDLNNWSWYIPPVWDGTPPMAPVNVGFSATVYTLKKVLINDLQKCPERGDLIQFIGKVEQFWKTV; encoded by the exons atggAGTCTTTGGAGAACGATGATGCAAG GGTCAGAGTGAAGAGCCTTGTGTCTAAATTCTGTGATAAAGAATTGACAGGAATATCGTCTGGCTCTAGCGACAAGAGCAAAAG TGAGAAAACACCGGGCTCTGCACACTCTGTCTGTGCCTCACAGAGTTCCTCCAAAGACGTACCTCTCCATTTCAAGAAACATCT tcagGAAACAGCGAGGTCTGTCTGTGCATCAGAGAGTTCTTCCAAAGATGTACCTCTCCATTTTAGGAAAGATCA AAAAGTATATGGAATGCCAAAATATTGGGGTGGACATATGAGTGGTGTTGAGAGTCTTCCCAA GTTAAACTTAATGGGGCCTACAGCTGCTGTATATCCAGTGAAGACATCTAATATCATTGAGGAGGCTAAATTTTCTCCATGTTTGCTGAAGAGGACTTCCATTGATGACCAACCCCAAAATCA ATTGGAGACTCCACACTGGGACTATTTTGAACAAGagacagaatcaacttttgagGACAACAAAAC TCGTCACCAGGATGATCTAGAGAGAGCAGAATCCACAAAGTCATCTACATCGGGTTACTCATCATCTAAAACAAGTGGATCAGGGGATTTCGACTCTGACGTTGAGACTGTTATATATGATAATAT ACAGGTGATCTGTGACATTTGTAGCAAAATTGCTGCTGTGAAGACCTGCCTGACCTGCAACGTTTCCTTCTGTGAGAAGGATGGCCGGCAACACTACAAAGTGGATGCCCTGAATAGACATAAGCTCATAGATGTGTGCAGTGAAGTCGAGAGAAAACGGTGTCTTCATTATGAAAAGTCTCTGGATTTCTTCTGCAGGACTGATCAGATGTCTATTTGCAGCATTTGTGCAGAGGGGAAACACAGGGGACATGACATCACTGAGCACAGGGCATGGAGGACACAACAGGCC TTGTCTGATGATGAAGAACCCGAGGACTATGAAATGCCACACAAAG TGGTGCCCCCTCCTGGTAGGATTCAGTTCCCGTCAGTGAAGCCAAACTCGGTGGTCCTCAGCTGGGGAAACCCAAAGGGACTAGAAGGACCCAAAAGCTTCAGGATCATGTGGAGCTCTTTGCAGAAGGTGGAAGGTCGCTTAGTCATCAAAAATTTtcataaaatagaaataagCAACCTTGAACTTGGACAACAGTATTTCTTCAGCGTGGCCACAGAAGATGAAGATGGCAATTTAAGCGAATGGGTCACTGCAACTGTTTTCACAG TTGTGTCACCCCCTCGACATTTAACAAAAGAGCACTCCGATGCTACATCTCTGACCttgaaatggatggatggagaaaaAATGGAGGGAATTCCTCAACAATTTCTCATAGCTGTTGAAAGTCCAGGAAAAGAGCCTCTGGTGATACACACCCATGATTACTGCAAAAAAGTCTCTGATTTAGAACCAGACACAAAGTACACCATCTCTGTCTCAACAGTGGTGAATGATAGGTGCAGCGAGCCAATTTCTATCTGCACACGCACAG AGCCAAGTCTAAGGCAGGTGTTGTCAAAGATTGGACTGGAAGACCAGTATGACACCAAGCTCACACTTAGCACTGTCCTGGAGATTAATCAGTATGATCGATCACAGAGGAAACCAAAATCTGCAAGGGCAGTTCCTGAGGCCTTTTTAAAGCAACTCATGTTGCTGAATACAAATGCTAGAAGTGCCACATGTGTGTCTCAAGATGGGGACAAGTGCAATGCTATCAATCTTTTGGACTTGGTAACTGCACTGTTCCTTTGTTCAGACAGTGCTCTTCAGCAGGACTTGGTCCTGAAAATGTCACTCTGTCAGTTTGCTGTCCCGCTCTTGCTTCCAAACTCTGAAACAAGAGAAATCACAATGATGCTGTGGTCTATGCGCGACATTGTCCGAACTTTCAGACCCTCTCAGCAGGCGTTCCTAAAGTCATACTTTGATGAAAGACTTGTGCTGTCTGATATTCCTTTGGTATCGTTTGTCAGGCTGGGAAAAACATCTTTGTCCAAATCTCAGATGTTGAACAAGTTGCTGTGCAACAATCAGCAGATTCATCACACATTTTGTCACCGTATCATGGCATGTTGTGATGTTCCCAGAAGAATTTCAGATGGACTGGTGGAAATCAGCTGGTACCTCCCGTGTGGGAACAGGAAGATAGATAAATTCACAGAACCATTGGCTTTTACCAATATGAGAGGAGATATCAAGACTTCTGAAAGACAATTTGCATTCCTCTGTCAGGCATCTGCAGCTGTTTACATCTACTGTGATGAATCAGAAACGAATTACTTCAAGCATCTGGAAGGAAAACATGTGGAAGCAAATATCTTTTTGATAAGCAGCACACAGGGAAAAAGCTATAGACTCAAACAACTGACTGTGAACCCAAGATTAAAGATGACTGATATTAGTCAGATTAAAAAGACTGATACAGAACTACTAAAGGCACTCCAGGAATCAGTCTCTAAAATGCTAGTAAGCCCCCAAACCAAAAAAGTGTCATTGGCAGATTTGGCTTACACAGCTCACTGTTGTCAGATTCTCGTTGATGAGGATAGGGATGAATGCCAGACTGCTTGGGAGAATGCGAGTAAAATCACTGCAAAGGTAACTAACATCTCTGAATTCAAAGACAAGCAACTGCCTTATCAGGGAAACATCTGGAAAGCAATTTCATGGGTGGAAACTGAGTGCTGGAGGCTACGTAAAGTTGGAAACAATAACCCTGGCAATTACTGCGAGtccataaaagaaaaagagaaagagctgaggaacAAGCAGCAAAGTTTTGAGATGACAACTGCAGTGGAATGCTTCCACCATGGGATGACAACCTCAGAGGTTCAACGCTACCATTTTCTCAAATGGCTGGAAATGGAACTGGATAACCTGTCCAGGCATCAACTGTCAGCTCTCCAGGATCGATACAAAGAGCTTAGGCAGAAATCTCTCgaggaaacaaaagaaattgtGGAAACTGACAACCAAATTTCAGCTTGCTCTTTAAGAGTAGTCCACTTTGTCAGAGAGTGTGGGCAGCTGTATAATAATGTGAGTTGCCTGCCAGAATACAGTCGTCAGAGAAAAAACATCGAACAACTTCCTGGACAGTGTGCTCAGATGATGCTTGATGGTTTCCCTCTTGAGCTTGTTGATGGAGATGCAGCAAACATCCCAATAAAATGGATCAGCCAGGTACTTACTGAATTGCATAACATCATGAATTCCAGTAGCAAGCTTAAGGTCATCACAGTCATTGGAGCTGAAAATTCAGGTAAATCAACTTTGCTCAACACCATGTTTGGGGTCAGGTTTGCCGTCAACGTGGGTACATGCACCAGAGGGGCATTCATACAGCTGATCAGTGTCAGTAAAGACATAAGGAAAGAGCTGGGCTGTGACTGCATCATGCTCATTGATACAGAGGGCCTGAAGCCACATCGGATGGTTCGTGATGATCACAGCCATGAACGTGACAAAGAAGTTGCGAGCCTTGCAGTGGCACTCAGTGATGTTGTAGTTGTCAGTATTTCCAACGACAGCTCCAGAGAGAAAGACCTCTGGGAAATGGTGTGTCATGCTTTTGCAAGGCTGAAGGGTGTTAGCAAGAAGAAGCCAGTTTGTCATTTTGTACATACAAACATGTATGACATGCCTGCTTTGGAGCAGCTGAAGAGAAGTAAAGAGCTGATGGAACAGCTCAATGAAATGTTCGGAAAAGATGTTAAAATGAAGAAGGCCAACATCAATAAGCTCTCAGATGTGATCAAGTTTGATCTAAACAATTGGAGCTGGTACATTCCTCCAGTGTGGGATGGGACTCCACCAATGGCTCCTGTCAATGTTGGCTTCAGTGCAACTGTCTATACTTTGAAAAAGGTTCTAATAAATGACCTCCAAAAGTGCCCGGAACGAGGGGATCTAATTCAATTCATCGGGAAGGTAGAGCAATTCTGGAAGACTGTGTAA